Proteins encoded in a region of the Sphingomonas sp. HMP9 genome:
- a CDS encoding Spy/CpxP family protein refolding chaperone: MRLTILPGALVGLAVLTLPAFAQGPRGGSDAHRGPPPEMIAPMQAREADDMALLLNLRPAQRPALTAFLQSTAPPAPAHDDARPRPGTAPEGFAQRLDRMTQDSARRSADDAGRIAAARSFYDALDPAQRQAFDALMRLRQGTGPHGPPPPVMNGMPSRP, translated from the coding sequence ATGAGGCTGACGATTTTGCCTGGCGCATTGGTAGGTTTGGCGGTGCTGACGCTGCCGGCGTTTGCGCAAGGACCACGCGGCGGTAGCGATGCGCACCGTGGGCCCCCGCCTGAGATGATCGCCCCGATGCAGGCGCGCGAGGCGGACGACATGGCGCTGTTGCTCAACCTGCGGCCCGCACAGCGTCCCGCGCTGACGGCGTTCCTGCAGTCGACGGCGCCGCCTGCGCCTGCGCACGACGATGCGCGGCCAAGGCCGGGTACCGCGCCGGAAGGGTTTGCCCAGCGTCTCGATCGCATGACCCAGGATTCCGCCCGGCGTTCGGCCGACGATGCCGGGCGCATCGCGGCCGCGCGAAGCTTCTATGACGCGCTCGATCCGGCGCAGCGTCAGGCGTTCGATGCGCTGATGCGGCTGCGACAGGGTACGGGCCCGCATGGTCCACCGCCACCGGTGATGAATGGCATGCCATCGCGGCCGTAA
- a CDS encoding isochorismatase family protein — protein MTRFVVVVDTQWDFMAGEGALSVAGAEGLVVPMQAWLSTLEPAEVAGVLFTFDTHFVETYAASPEAQMFPIHCVQGAQGWGNMLDVALVDPAIPAWRIEKGVFDMWAEPGLAIEDARNSSRPTIEREAFFAALAANGVTDVTVIGVAADYCVRWAVDGLLARGFAVTVPAGLTRGIERQIDAVAADDFAGAGLIVQSIDVAA, from the coding sequence ATGACGCGGTTCGTGGTCGTAGTGGACACGCAGTGGGATTTCATGGCGGGCGAGGGCGCGCTGAGCGTCGCGGGCGCGGAGGGTTTGGTGGTGCCGATGCAGGCTTGGCTATCGACGCTCGAGCCCGCCGAAGTTGCCGGCGTCCTGTTTACGTTCGACACGCATTTCGTCGAGACCTACGCCGCCTCGCCCGAGGCCCAGATGTTTCCGATCCACTGTGTCCAGGGCGCGCAGGGTTGGGGCAACATGCTCGACGTCGCGCTGGTCGACCCGGCAATCCCGGCATGGCGGATCGAGAAGGGCGTGTTCGACATGTGGGCCGAACCCGGGCTTGCGATCGAGGATGCGCGGAATTCAAGTAGGCCGACGATTGAGCGCGAGGCGTTCTTCGCGGCGTTGGCGGCGAACGGCGTTACCGATGTCACGGTCATCGGCGTCGCGGCGGATTACTGCGTTCGATGGGCGGTCGACGGCTTGCTGGCACGGGGCTTCGCGGTGACCGTGCCGGCGGGGCTCACGCGCGGTATCGAGCGTCAGATCGATGCGGTTGCAGCGGACGATTTTGCCGGGGCCGGGCTGATCGTCCAGTCGATCGACGTTGCTGCATAG